From the Diadema setosum chromosome 20 unlocalized genomic scaffold, eeDiaSeto1 Scaffold_20_unloc_1, whole genome shotgun sequence genome, the window TTTCCACGATGGCGACTGTCCAggtgaaatgaaatgttgtCCACTTCCTCGGGGGTGTGGCCTTGACTGCAGGCTACCGCTAGGGTTCGTCCAGCTCCCATTTACAGgttagttgtttttttcttctcagcCGCCAGTTGACTTCCTCAATACCAGTGAAAATCAACTTCATGTGATACCACAAGAACATGAGAAGTAGTAGTACGAGGGTTATCCTTCATACTGTTGAAAACATCTTGTTCCATCAAACTCGGCAAAAGTCTTCTACCTTCGCCGTTTTCCAGCTAGAGCAGAAAGGGTGGTCGTTAAATATGACTGCAATAATGTGCACAATTAATGAATTGTATCATACATCAAATACATTTGAACACATAAATCTCTGTGCCTTTTTTGAGGGGGCGGAGGAGCTGGCTTAGACACAAGGCTTGCCTTCGCAAATTGTGAAAAACGAAATCACGTACAACATCTATAGAAGACAAGAAACACAAAAGTTGTTGCACGAAATTCGTAAAGTCGTCTTTACTACCATGGTATTGAAATatatttatgttatttttttccctaagGGCGTACTGTTAGTCATTTTAAATGCATGATACTACTATTTGAGTATCAATACAAATGAGTTGGACGCAATCGTGAGGTTGTCAAGAATAATATTTGTAATGGAGGAATGCgtaaatttaaacaaaaaaggCCGTGTTGAATTAAAGTGGGATGAAACATAGgtcagaaaatgaaacataagtctctgaatactcaattctgattggctgatacatGACTTTGAGTTTTGATTTTCTGATTCGTGTTGGATTTTTCTGATTCGTCTTGGATTTCGTCtctttatgcaacagggcctttttttttcttttgcaaagtGGTGCATTATGAAAGTTAATTCACTGTTTATCGAAACGCGCAAATTTCCTTGTATCAGGCCTCGAGGACGTCGAAAAGAGCTTGGCGAATCTACGGACAGAAGTTGATATCATTGCCGATGAAGGTTAGTCTTTGTCTCTGTGGAGTTCACCGACGCTTCGAATGCAGTTAACTGACGCTTCGAATGCGATCCAAGCAAACGCTACAACGGTCAATCCATTTCCAAATTCATAAACACAGTCTGACCGCTCCTATCCGGCCTCCCCTATCCGGATCTGTCTATCATCCGGATGCCATctctgcgtgtttttttttttttttcagctaatGATTATGCGGAAAAGGGGGATgtcaaactaaaacaaaattcctacacaaactcacatgaattacatattattccCAACATAATTaatatacatttacatcaaaatattcatgtATTAAAATAACATGCAGTCAGACATTCACTTCTCCCAAATCACCGCAAGAACATAgacagaaaacttttcattatgCCAGGGCATGGTACAGGCGATCGTTCTTTGGCAGCTGCGTGTATTTAACATTGAGTTTCacatatccggccaaatccctcatccggatgagcgccggtcccaacatgtccggataggagaggtcggactgtacaATATCATTCACTCATGTAGCACTCTAATCATGCAACATTATGGAGTTGAATGAATGGTTTCCCATAACGATTAAGTTGTGATACACTCGGTCACATGAAGCCGTCATGTCTCTCTGTTGCTGAACTCATCGTCTATTTATAGCAGACAACATGACGGTGGCATTCGCTGTCTGTCCATGACTGCAAAAAAGGCGCTTAAAAGACCTGTGCAAAGCAAATACATGTTtacttgtgttgatttatgataccctgatcatcacgtatgtggccaaaaaaaaaaaaaaaaatctaaatacGTGTCCTATATTTtataaaggttttttttttcatctttcttcaaGTCATTTCGACAGGCTCACGAAGAAAAAAGCTGCCCACCCAAGATTCTGTAAATGACATCGTCTCATCTGTCAGTTACTGCTAAATAACTTATATGACGAACAAAAGTCATAGGGATGCACATTTCCATATAAACTGAGCACAACTTCAACGTTTGTCCATACATTGTCTTCTATCAATCATATTAGACGTGATTTGTATGAAGAAGAACGAACTACATAGCAGAGAAACCATAAGAAACACCCAGCATTTGCATTCGTGGATGTTGAAACAAAATACTAGATTTCAAAGACTTTCTTGATCGTAACCCATTGTTACATGATTGTATTATTTGGTTCTAGTTGCTCTTTTGGTGGGAAACATCGTCAGCTTAGAAGGAAGAGCAACCAATCTAGAAACTGACGTTGAGGACCTAAAAGAGGATCTAATGGAAGTCAAACAAGAACTAGCAGAGTCGTACAGGCCTCAAGAAACCACCCCTTACCGACCTCAAATCCCCGAGGAGAATAGACCCTATGAATCACCCTCTAATCAATACGaacctgaaaaaacaaaacctccACTGTATGAACCTGAAGAGACAGTACCGCAGCCTTACGAACCCGAAGAGACAAGGCCGCAACCATACGAACCAGAAGAAACAAGGCCGCAAGCATACGAACCAGAAGAAACAAGACCGCAAGCATACGAACCAGAAGAGACAAGACCACAGCCATATAAACCAGAGGAGACAAGACCACAGCCATACGAACCAGAAGAAACAAGGCCACAGCCATACGAACCAGAGGAGACAAGACCACAGCCATACGAACCAGAAGAAACAAGGCCACAATCATACGAACCCGAAAAGACAAGACCACAGCCATATGAACCAGAACAAGCTGGAGCGGAGCAATACGAAAACGAACAGACGAGTCCACAGCCATATGAACCAGAGGAGACAAAACCACAGCCATACGAACCAGAAGAAACAAGGCCACAGCCATACGAACCAGAGGAAACAAGACCACAGCAATACGAACCAGAAGAAACAAGGCCACAACCATACGAATACGAAGAGACAAGACCACAGCCATACGAACCCGAAGAGACAAGGCCACAGCCATATGAACCAGAGGAGACAAGACCCCAGCCATACGAACCAGAAGAAACAAGGCCACAGCCATACGAACCAGAGGAGACAAGACCACAGCCATACGAACCAGAGGAGACAAGACCCCAGCCATACGAACCCGAAGAAACAAGGCCACAATCATACGAACCCGAAGAGACAAGACCACAGCCATATGGACCAGAGGAGACAAGACCCCAGCCATACAAACCAGAAGAAACAAGGCCACAACCATACGCACCCGAACAGACAAGACCACAACCATACGAACCCGAAGAGACAAGGCCGCAACCATACGAACCAGAAGAAACAAGGCCACAACCATACGAACCAGAAGAAACAAGGCCACAGCCATACGAACCAGAAGAAGCAAGGCCACAACCATACAAACCCGAAGAGACAAGACCACAACCATACGGACCCGAAGAGACAAGGCCGCAACCATACGAACCCGAAGAGACAAGACCACAGCCATACGAACCAGAAGAAACAAGGCCACAGCCATACGAACCAGAGGAGACAAGGCCACAACCATACGAACCAGAGGAGACAAGGCCACAACCATACGAACCCGAACAGACAAGACCACAGCCTTACGAACCAGAGGAGACAAGACCACAACCATACGAGCCTGAAGAGACAATTCCAGAGCCATACCGCCCTGAAGAGACAAGGCCTCAGCCGTACAGGCCTGAAGAAACGAGACCACAGCCATACCGACCAGAAGAAACAAGACCACAGCCATATGAACCCGAAGAGACAAGACCTCGACCATACGAGCCCGAACAAACAAGACCACAACCATACGAGCCTGAAGAGACAAGACCTCAACCGTACGAGCCTGAAGAGACAAGACCAGAGACATACCGCCCTGAAGAAACACGACCTCTTCCATATAAACCTGAAGAGACGAGGCCTCAGCCGTACCGGCCTGAGGAAACAAGACCGCAGCCATACCGACCTGAAGAAACAAGACCACAACCATACGAGCCTGAAGAGACAAGACCTCAACTGTACGAGCCTGAAGAGACAAGACCAGAGACATACCGCCCTGAAGAAACACGACCTCTTCCATATAAACCTGAAGAGACGAGGCCTCAGCCGTACCAGCCTGAGGAGACAAGACCGCAGCCATACCGACCTGAAGAAACAATACCACAGCCATACGAGCCTGAAGAGACAAGGCCAGAGCCATACCGCCCTGAAGAAACAAGACCTCGTCCATATGAGCCTGAAGAGACGAGGCCTCAGCCGTACCAGCCTGAGGAGACAAGGCCACAGCCATACCGCCCTGAAGAAACAAGACCACAGCCATACGAGCCTGAAGAGACAAGACCAGAGCCATACCGCCCTGAAGAAACAAGACCTCGTCCATACGAAACTGAGGAGACAAGGCCTCAACCATACTCTCCTGAAGAGACAAGACCGCAGCCATACCGACCTGAAGATACCAGACCACAGCCATATCAACCCGAAGAGACTAGACCTCGACCATACGAACCCGAAGAAATAAGACCTCAACCGTACGAGCCCGAACAAACAAGACCACAACCTTACGAGCCTGAAGAAACAAGGCCAGAGCCATACCGCCCTGAAGAAACAAGACGTCGTCCATATGAGCCTGAAGAGACGAGGCCTCAGCCGTACCAGCCTGAGGAGACAAGGCCACAGCCATACCGCCCTGAAGAAACAAGACCAAATCCATATGAACCCGAAGAGACAAGACCGCAGCCATACCGACCTGAAGAAACAAGACCACAGCCATACGAGCCTGAAGAGACAAGACCAGAGCCATACCGCCCTGAAGAAACAAGACCTCGTCCATACGAAACTGAGGAGACAAGGCCTCAACCATACTCTCCTGAAGAGACAAGACCGCAGCCATACCGACCTGAAGATACCAGACCACAGCCATATCAACCCGAAGAGACTAGACCTCGACCATACGAACCCGAAGAAATAAGACCTCAACCGTACGAGCCCGAACAAACAAGACCACAACCTTACGAGCCTGAAGAAACAAGGCCACAACCATACCGCCCTGAAGAAACAAGACCAAATCCATACGAACCTGAAGAGACAAAGCCTCAAGCTTACAGACCTGACGAGACAAGGCCACAACCATATGAACCCGAAGAGACAAGACCTCGACCATATGAACCTGGAGAGACAAGACCTCGACCATACGAGCCTGAAGAGACCAGGCCACAGCCATACGAACCCGAACAGGTACGACCACAGCCATACGAGCCTACAAATGTTAAACCAAGACCGTATGAGCCTGAAGAGGCTAGGCCGCAGCCATATGGGCCTGTTGAAAATAGACCAATACCATATAATCCTGATTACGAGAGACCCAGACCATATGAACCCGAACAGACGAGGCCGCAACCATACGTACCTGAAGAAACTAGGCCACAGCTGTACGAGCAACACGTACGGCCACAACTATACGAGCCTTCAGAAGTTAAACCAAGGCCGTATGAACCTGCACGATCAGGACAGTATTTGCCTCAAGATAGTAGACCAAATTACGAGCCTCAAAATGTTGTACCAATACATGACCCTTACGGCACAAGACCCTAACTTAGTTTGCTCAATTCACTTAATTCCGTGTCTGTCCATGAGACCACAatttaaaaaggggaaaaaaatcacgtTTCTGTATCCACTTTATAGAATTTTAAGTCTATTTTGCTGAAACCTCATTATCTTTGATCTCGAAAATTTAACGTCATTCAATAGAGGccagaaaaggaaaataatctCGGAAATCATTCAAAGTGGTATGTGCCCAACATGTGAAAAGATCTACGGAGATCTATGTGGATGTGAATCATTACCAAGCAGTATAAAAGGTATAATGAAAAACGAACCGTACATCGACCAAATGGTGATCATAAATGGATGACCACATTAGTAACAGCGTATACTCCagattgtggggggggggatgcaaaAGATTTCACAGGGTTAAAGACACTTGAGAATACTGCGAAACAAAAATCCCTAAAAGCGCCAAGGACACTTTATAACAACTGTCTACATTCACACGATGAGTCAAAGGACCGTGTTAATGCAACAAGAAAGAAACTTACACGACAGAGGGTAAATCATGAGAGTGCTCAGTtgtgactccccccccccaaaaaaaaaaaattacgtgTTGTTCTTATTAACATGTCAATTTGTGACGCAGTTTTAACACTTGCtttatttgcaatattctacTTCACTTTCATTCACCGTCTCAATGAGACGAAGGACGCTGAGTAACAGGAAAATTTGATAAGATCATGTTAGACCATGCACGGCAATTATTATCTATCAAGAAACAGTGTTTGCATttaaaacatttgaattttgcCTCTGCGCTTTCATGACTTAATTATGATTAAGGATTTTAAAAAAGGAAGGTTTTTTGCTTGATTTTctcaaaacaaatcaatagCCTTTCCCCGTAAAGAGTGAGTGAATCCCATTCCAATTATAAATCCCTTTTATAAGACGATTGCTGATGTAAGATTACAACAATGGCTATTTCCGGAGAGTAAAATATTATGTTGGATTTTGAAAGGAAGCCTCcgaaaaagagaaaagtttcTAAACATTTGTGTCAATATTCATCGTGTTGTGTATAATGTCGTATTGTATGTATAAAGAACGACAAAATCATTGCCGGAATGATCACTTTCATTCATAGCCTGTTATTTCTGTGGCAGTTTCAGAATTTGATATCCTTGTGATGACGAATATTTCTGTGGCAGTTTAGATGAGATGTTTTAAGTCCAATTCTGTTTTCCTGTTA encodes:
- the LOC140245670 gene encoding uncharacterized protein, yielding MHWVVNLPFDKYRNCIPPGHDAHGFRCHTSRACIPLNLVCDGVSHCALDAYDETPEACAAVACKGFLCPEGSCLLTEFVCDGTYDCRDGRDEEDCLANQCESGRFMCPGGRCIPAYWKCDMIEDCASGADESGCANNVCAADEFRCDTGACIIRPWVCDGQADCPHEEDESKGCQEPLTSCDEGYFQCDDLSCVPPYRVCDGITDCPGGEDEGQNCCDDDEFRCNDGNCIPDFWRCDGQVSDCPNGEDEEGCPANILCPPGSYQCLESGICIAGELRCNDYPNCVLGDDEEGCGCGDDEFECDDGKCIPEAYECNNLVDCMDKSDESRCPGTPSPQCDVTNSVVCRYGGVCGVVCDGEIDCPVLGEDEIGCPQIKCLPWQFECEDGECIPAWDKCDGYADCSGGEDETLAECPVVEPTTPAPIRPPTYPSYPVYPTTYPTEVPVPPTTPQPIESEPPYPVPTAVYPVEETPNYPTEPLNIVCNPPQSFECPDGTCLSSTLLCDGKADCPYSNADELPGSCVTVNMCNYGQFQCDDGGCLSSSLVCNRYLDCPDGSDESVDQCGFNLCNSEDGFACLSGECLSVYHRCNDVIDCGSGEDEDDCVSPVESQVKPGICPSHPGTYERNDNDIDLCIDACFHDGDCPGEMKCCPLPRGCGLDCRLPLGFVQLPFTGLEDVEKSLANLRTEVDIIADEVALLVGNIVSLEGRATNLETDVEDLKEDLMEVKQELAESYRPQETTPYRPQIPEENRPYESPSNQYEPEKTKPPLYEPEETVPQPYEPEETRPQPYEPEETRPQAYEPEETRPQAYEPEETRPQPYKPEETRPQPYEPEETRPQPYEPEETRPQPYEPEETRPQSYEPEKTRPQPYEPEQAGAEQYENEQTSPQPYEPEETKPQPYEPEETRPQPYEPEETRPQQYEPEETRPQPYEYEETRPQPYEPEETRPQPYEPEETRPQPYEPEETRPQPYEPEETRPQPYEPEETRPQPYEPEETRPQSYEPEETRPQPYGPEETRPQPYKPEETRPQPYAPEQTRPQPYEPEETRPQPYEPEETRPQPYEPEETRPQPYEPEEARPQPYKPEETRPQPYGPEETRPQPYEPEETRPQPYEPEETRPQPYEPEETRPQPYEPEETRPQPYEPEQTRPQPYEPEETRPQPYEPEETIPEPYRPEETRPQPYRPEETRPQPYRPEETRPQPYEPEETRPRPYEPEQTRPQPYEPEETRPQPYEPEETRPETYRPEETRPLPYKPEETRPQPYRPEETRPQPYRPEETRPQPYEPEETRPQLYEPEETRPETYRPEETRPLPYKPEETRPQPYQPEETRPQPYRPEETIPQPYEPEETRPEPYRPEETRPRPYEPEETRPQPYQPEETRPQPYRPEETRPQPYEPEETRPEPYRPEETRPRPYETEETRPQPYSPEETRPQPYRPEDTRPQPYQPEETRPRPYEPEEIRPQPYEPEQTRPQPYEPEETRPEPYRPEETRRRPYEPEETRPQPYQPEETRPQPYRPEETRPNPYEPEETRPQPYRPEETRPQPYEPEETRPEPYRPEETRPRPYETEETRPQPYSPEETRPQPYRPEDTRPQPYQPEETRPRPYEPEEIRPQPYEPEQTRPQPYEPEETRPQPYRPEETRPNPYEPEETKPQAYRPDETRPQPYEPEETRPRPYEPGETRPRPYEPEETRPQPYEPEQVRPQPYEPTNVKPRPYEPEEARPQPYGPVENRPIPYNPDYERPRPYEPEQTRPQPYVPEETRPQLYEQHVRPQLYEPSEVKPRPYEPARSGQYLPQDSRPNYEPQNVVPIHDPYGTRP